From the Maioricimonas rarisocia genome, one window contains:
- a CDS encoding OmpA/MotB family protein produces MATRLSVLPLIGVTLIAAVCSGCGNVPQWQYRQSQLRTMHMYRQNQTLAGDLNQTQQLAGQLATEKQQLEQVAGQLESQLQIANQRLDNLTAERQELHSRYRSMLASLQTQKNPLSSGVNLRFEELARKYPDFEFDPHTGVSKFNGDLLFASGSDSIRPEAQALLEEFAEIINSGDARQFNILVVGHTDDQPIKKASTRSRHETNWELSAHRATSVVKSLAKYGVDEPRMGVAGYSKFQPVASNTNDGTRQQNRRVEIYVLAPDAAVAGREPATIQR; encoded by the coding sequence ATGGCGACACGACTGAGCGTGCTTCCGTTGATTGGCGTGACACTGATCGCTGCGGTCTGCAGCGGCTGTGGCAACGTTCCGCAGTGGCAATATCGGCAAAGTCAGCTGCGGACCATGCATATGTATCGACAAAATCAGACATTGGCTGGCGATCTGAATCAGACCCAGCAGCTCGCCGGCCAACTCGCGACCGAGAAGCAACAGCTCGAACAGGTTGCCGGGCAGCTCGAAAGTCAGCTGCAGATCGCGAACCAGCGACTCGACAACCTCACCGCCGAGCGTCAGGAACTGCACAGCCGCTACCGCAGCATGCTGGCCAGCCTGCAGACGCAGAAGAATCCGCTCTCCAGTGGCGTGAATCTGCGGTTCGAAGAGCTGGCCCGCAAGTACCCCGACTTCGAGTTCGATCCGCACACGGGCGTTTCGAAGTTCAACGGCGATCTGCTGTTTGCGTCCGGCAGCGACAGCATTCGTCCCGAAGCCCAGGCCCTGCTGGAGGAGTTCGCCGAGATCATCAACTCCGGCGATGCACGCCAGTTCAACATCCTGGTCGTCGGCCATACGGACGACCAGCCGATCAAGAAGGCGAGCACACGCTCCCGGCACGAAACCAACTGGGAACTCTCGGCTCACCGGGCGACATCGGTCGTCAAATCGCTGGCGAAGTACGGGGTGGACGAACCGCGCATGGGAGTTGCCGGCTACAGCAAGTTTCAGCCGGTGGCGTCCAACACCAACGACGGCACCCGTCAACAGAACCGCCGTGTCGAGATCTACGTCCTGGCCCCCGACGCCGCAGTCGCCGGCCGCGAGC
- a CDS encoding response regulator transcription factor, whose protein sequence is MLVQDPLQTTPISLVLIDPNCLLVEALPKCLSDYANVSVVGRSLNVPDGLECLRRQKPDLCLVDSDLYTSGFRQFADELSVRLGETRLAIFVDELSDVQLETAISNQVRGFLSRRDSIREVGDSLTRLASGETVVSRNLAGRLERNPQTGEVRAIRRSQLERFSNRQLEVLMHLARGSRVREIAGLMHVSEKAVESHKFRIMKRLGIRDRVQLCRWAIREGLIEA, encoded by the coding sequence ATGCTTGTTCAGGACCCGTTGCAGACGACGCCCATTTCGCTGGTGCTGATCGATCCGAACTGCCTGCTTGTCGAGGCGCTGCCGAAGTGCCTCAGCGATTACGCCAACGTCAGCGTGGTCGGTCGATCACTGAACGTGCCGGACGGGCTGGAATGCCTGCGGCGACAGAAGCCGGATCTCTGCCTGGTCGACTCCGATCTGTATACGAGCGGATTCCGGCAGTTTGCAGACGAACTGTCGGTGCGTCTCGGAGAAACACGGCTGGCGATCTTCGTCGACGAACTTTCGGACGTGCAGCTCGAAACAGCCATCTCGAATCAGGTGCGTGGCTTCCTGTCGCGGAGAGATTCGATCCGCGAGGTGGGCGACAGCCTGACCCGACTGGCCTCCGGAGAAACTGTCGTCTCACGAAACCTCGCCGGTCGACTCGAACGCAATCCGCAGACCGGCGAAGTCCGTGCGATCCGCCGTTCGCAGCTGGAGCGGTTTTCGAACCGGCAGCTCGAAGTGCTCATGCACCTGGCGCGGGGCAGCCGCGTCCGTGAGATCGCCGGCCTCATGCACGTCTCGGAGAAGGCCGTCGAAAGCCACAAATTCCGCATCATGAAGCGGTTGGGAATTCGCGACCGTGTCCAGCTGTGCCGCTGGGCGATCCGCGAAGGCCTGATCGAAGCCTGA
- a CDS encoding flagellar protein FliS — protein sequence MNPLQAYRKASRNAWSRIDMLLAIYSAALNAARDGARLAQEGNTSELIHKRLRLQKMTLLLLDGIAPEMGEVPQRIQQLCVFILDQITTDDPAAWESAVNILSQLHDAFGQIREEAIQLEAEGAIPPLDAEMHVGTLARS from the coding sequence ATGAACCCGCTTCAAGCCTACCGGAAGGCGTCCCGCAACGCCTGGTCCCGTATCGACATGCTGCTCGCCATCTATTCGGCGGCACTGAACGCGGCTCGCGACGGCGCGCGGCTTGCCCAGGAGGGCAACACGAGCGAACTGATCCACAAGCGGCTGCGGCTGCAGAAGATGACATTGCTGCTGCTGGACGGCATCGCTCCCGAAATGGGCGAAGTGCCGCAACGGATCCAGCAGCTGTGCGTGTTCATTCTGGATCAGATCACGACCGACGATCCGGCTGCCTGGGAGAGTGCCGTGAACATCCTGTCGCAGCTGCACGATGCCTTCGGGCAGATCCGTGAGGAAGCGATTCAGCTCGAGGCAGAGGGGGCGATTCCGCCGCTCGATGCCGAGATGCATGTGGGAACACTGGCTCGCAGCTGA
- the fliD gene encoding flagellar filament capping protein FliD, with amino-acid sequence MPTIDGLITGIDTESIIEGLLQIQQNQIDILQSRKTKVLTEQTAFRGLEAQLVSLRSQAGRLNNLQSNVFQQRSVSVSDEGAVIATATRNAAVGTYQIRINQLAAAHQVASQGFSDDNAAVTEGTFTLRVGDRPESTITVDSSNNTLQGFVDAINAADAGVTASIIRDGSGSSTPYRILLSSEHTGADNEISVTNNLAASSGNATQPVFDFATPVQAAANASVSLGEGAGAITVESDTNEVEGLLSGVTLNLLAADASKPIVVDIRRDTESAVTALQDFVDTYNALMDFVDEQVRYDPESDIGGILLGNRSVIDIQNTIRSTVLDVVPGVSGNLNRLTALGVSVTDTGRLELNVTKLQDVLNGRAEGISPDDVTNLFALNAESNNSNINFVLASTRTKASDTPYQVDITQAAERASITGANTLAASTVIDSSNNTLDLTIDGAEISVTLSDGTYTEQELAAELESVINAHPDMIGREVVAGVDGSNQLTLTSASYGSVSQVTIRGGSAVTDLGLAGTENEVGKDVQGFFIVDGVTEEATGSGRLLSGKLDNENTADIQLRVTLTASQVQAGVDGELTVTEGLAARLQTTLNDLLDPVDGRIQSIDDSFDEQQESIQASIDRQQTAFEQQQERLIQEFLALETAVSQLQTTSSFLAAQLASLPTVQAGG; translated from the coding sequence ATGCCCACCATTGACGGGCTGATTACCGGCATCGATACCGAGTCGATCATCGAAGGTCTGCTGCAGATCCAGCAGAATCAGATCGACATTCTGCAGTCCCGCAAAACCAAAGTGCTGACCGAGCAGACCGCGTTTCGCGGGCTCGAGGCGCAGCTGGTCAGCCTCCGCAGTCAGGCCGGGCGACTCAACAACCTGCAGAGCAACGTCTTTCAGCAGCGCAGTGTCTCGGTCAGCGATGAAGGGGCCGTAATCGCGACCGCCACCCGCAATGCAGCGGTCGGCACGTACCAGATCCGCATCAACCAGCTGGCAGCGGCCCATCAGGTGGCCAGCCAGGGCTTCTCCGACGACAACGCGGCTGTGACCGAAGGAACGTTCACGTTGCGGGTGGGCGATCGTCCGGAATCGACGATCACCGTCGACTCGTCCAACAACACGCTCCAGGGGTTCGTGGACGCAATCAACGCCGCCGACGCCGGCGTTACCGCCAGCATCATCCGCGATGGATCCGGATCCTCGACGCCGTATCGCATCCTGCTTTCGTCCGAACACACCGGTGCCGATAACGAAATCTCGGTCACCAACAACCTGGCCGCCTCGAGCGGCAACGCCACGCAGCCGGTCTTCGACTTCGCCACTCCGGTGCAGGCAGCCGCCAATGCCTCCGTCAGCCTGGGCGAAGGGGCCGGTGCGATCACCGTCGAGAGTGACACGAACGAGGTCGAAGGATTGCTCTCGGGGGTGACGCTGAACCTGCTTGCCGCCGACGCCTCCAAGCCGATCGTGGTCGACATCAGGCGCGACACCGAGTCGGCCGTGACCGCGCTGCAGGATTTCGTCGATACCTACAACGCGTTGATGGACTTTGTCGACGAACAGGTCCGCTACGATCCCGAATCGGACATCGGCGGCATTCTGCTGGGCAACCGTTCGGTCATCGACATCCAGAACACGATTCGCAGCACGGTACTCGACGTCGTGCCGGGGGTGAGCGGCAACCTGAACCGGCTGACGGCACTCGGGGTGTCCGTCACGGACACGGGCCGCCTCGAACTGAATGTGACGAAGCTCCAGGACGTGCTCAACGGCCGGGCCGAAGGAATCTCGCCCGACGACGTCACCAACCTGTTCGCGCTCAACGCCGAGAGCAACAACTCGAACATCAACTTCGTGCTCGCCAGCACGCGGACCAAAGCCTCCGACACGCCGTACCAGGTCGACATCACTCAGGCGGCCGAACGGGCTTCGATCACCGGTGCGAACACACTGGCGGCCAGCACGGTGATCGACAGCTCCAACAACACGCTCGACCTGACGATCGATGGCGCGGAGATTTCCGTCACGCTTTCCGATGGGACCTACACCGAGCAGGAACTCGCGGCCGAACTCGAATCGGTCATCAACGCCCATCCGGACATGATCGGCCGGGAGGTCGTTGCCGGTGTCGACGGCAGCAATCAGCTGACTCTGACGTCTGCCTCGTACGGCAGCGTTTCCCAGGTGACGATTCGTGGTGGATCCGCGGTCACCGATCTGGGACTCGCCGGCACCGAAAACGAGGTCGGCAAGGACGTGCAGGGCTTCTTCATTGTTGACGGGGTCACGGAAGAGGCGACCGGCAGCGGTCGACTGCTCTCCGGCAAACTCGACAACGAGAACACTGCCGACATCCAGCTTCGCGTCACGCTGACGGCCAGTCAGGTCCAGGCCGGTGTCGATGGCGAACTGACCGTCACCGAGGGGCTGGCTGCCCGCCTTCAGACGACACTGAATGATCTGCTCGATCCGGTCGATGGTCGCATCCAGTCGATCGACGATTCGTTCGATGAGCAGCAGGAGAGTATCCAGGCGTCGATCGACCGGCAGCAGACGGCCTTCGAACAACAGCAGGAACGACTGATTCAGGAATTTCTCGCTCTCGAAACGGCCGTGAGCCAGCTGCAGACGACGAGCAGCTTCCTGGCAGCACAACTCGCCTCGCTGCCGACGGTGCAGGCCGGCGGGTAA
- a CDS encoding flagellin N-terminal helical domain-containing protein, whose protein sequence is MALVLANNVSSLNAQHNLTRSSNNLAKSVERLSSGLKINRGADGPAALVISEKQRAQIAGLEQAIENSEKAVSLVQTAEGALNEINSLLVKVRSLALDSANAGVNDTDALAANQAEISNALDTINRIANNTQFGTKKLLDGSAGVTGTATDTDISVLKATADTAAGTYAVSVGTRAERAYVDTTTALAAGTLAQDETLTINDVSITLNSGLTRVEVQNRINEFTAQTGVVAEDDGAGTGIRLRTEAFGTAASISVVSNQSGANSAGFTTSEQTDTGVNAIATIGANTFTGVGNVVTATSGVTEGLVITIGADPADSTQTVNGANGNVSISDNALQFQVGPNANQTAEIAIDKVNPTSLGVGVAGNQFASLNDVDVTSATKAQDAIAVIDAAIDDITNARGTLGAFQQNTLESTANNLRTTLENTVNAESVIRDTDFASEIANFTRQQVLVQAGTSVLGNANQQSQLVLSLLQ, encoded by the coding sequence ATGGCACTTGTCCTTGCGAACAACGTTTCTTCACTTAACGCTCAGCACAACCTGACGCGGTCGTCCAACAATCTGGCGAAGTCGGTCGAACGACTCTCGTCCGGTCTGAAGATCAACCGGGGTGCCGATGGCCCCGCCGCGCTGGTCATCTCCGAGAAGCAGCGGGCTCAGATCGCCGGCCTCGAGCAGGCGATCGAGAACTCCGAAAAGGCTGTCTCGCTCGTGCAGACCGCCGAAGGGGCTCTCAACGAGATCAACTCGCTGCTCGTGAAGGTGCGGAGTCTGGCGCTTGACTCGGCGAACGCCGGCGTCAACGACACCGACGCCCTCGCCGCCAACCAGGCCGAAATCTCAAACGCCCTGGACACCATCAACCGAATCGCGAACAACACGCAGTTCGGCACGAAGAAGCTGCTCGACGGCAGCGCCGGTGTGACGGGAACGGCGACGGACACCGACATCAGCGTTCTGAAGGCGACCGCCGACACGGCTGCCGGCACCTACGCCGTCAGCGTCGGCACCCGTGCCGAGCGTGCCTATGTCGATACGACGACGGCACTGGCCGCCGGTACGCTGGCCCAGGATGAAACCCTGACCATCAACGACGTGAGCATCACGCTCAACTCCGGACTGACCCGGGTGGAAGTCCAGAACCGGATTAACGAGTTCACCGCCCAGACCGGCGTGGTTGCCGAAGACGACGGTGCCGGCACCGGTATCCGCCTGCGGACCGAAGCGTTCGGCACGGCCGCGTCGATCAGTGTCGTGTCGAACCAGTCGGGTGCCAACAGTGCCGGCTTCACGACGTCGGAACAGACCGACACCGGCGTGAACGCCATCGCCACGATCGGTGCGAACACGTTCACGGGCGTCGGCAACGTCGTCACCGCCACCAGTGGCGTGACCGAAGGTCTGGTGATCACGATCGGTGCCGACCCGGCCGACTCGACGCAGACGGTCAACGGTGCCAACGGCAACGTTTCGATCTCCGACAACGCCCTGCAGTTCCAGGTTGGCCCGAACGCCAACCAGACTGCCGAAATTGCCATCGACAAGGTCAATCCGACCTCACTGGGTGTGGGGGTTGCCGGCAACCAGTTTGCCAGCCTCAACGACGTCGACGTCACCTCGGCCACCAAGGCCCAGGACGCGATCGCCGTCATCGATGCCGCGATCGACGACATCACCAACGCCCGTGGTACGCTCGGTGCGTTCCAGCAGAACACGCTGGAATCGACCGCCAACAACCTGCGGACGACCCTCGAGAACACCGTCAACGCGGAGTCGGTGATTCGGGATACGGACTTCGCGTCCGAAATCGCGAACTTCACGCGTCAGCAGGTGCTCGTCCAGGCCGGTACCTCGGTTCTGGGGAACGCCAACCAGCAGTCGCAGCTCGTCCTGTCGCTGCTGCAGTAA
- a CDS encoding tetratricopeptide repeat protein: MPPENDLQHDTMPGRRPQSWGRSLLTVSIAVVSLIAGGIAGGLVLQRQRSMQDGESAESADSSDQTANDPLGLSRTASSQAAAAPEESPVDGMQAGTSSPLQPGTPNDEISADERLAELIENAGPEGFDAQAVANMLQRADEHLVETSYAVALRMYQELLPRTSGAVNIHVRFRLALCAEVLDDTSTALEQYQTVVSANADPVLTRLARLGQVRIWESNDRLDVAIAALYREIVTQSDAAPSSAGIDEALHQLGHCLSRRAATGITADPLDPAHLITPRPVVMPAELLALTRQSNAGKVPQRPEELTVTQRLAPFAESVFLKVRYHQRSVADVFRAMVTASGWAPEVTPDAVARMVGRSISIDAPELSLAFLLDSTLEPFGLAWKLTGNRIVVFEPQDVTSPEELQRRRIVAARALQYAVTNAPDHSWSSVSYMMLGELAASSGHAADALRIFRQATRLFPRSTSITEAWFNLGKVQLQLGDHEGALETFYQAVDNVETHPMERIAYLHIGRILLERDEARKAVMPLRRALALNEGTDQEAVAAMMLSSAYLMLGNPRGANSVLMSRRDLLRDRDVRDQAAFLASLIRYRAAGDPLIRQREAVTLITALTHADPAAMFGGHWWILVGEAFRDVGMAVEEVSLYEHCVRTTYRFPLRDQILLILAERRLQQGNSIDTKQLLEALSTDSLLDASHVAEIMLAEVAFSAGDPQLTIDRCGMLLDRDNLPEAVRPQVLRLMGRAYQAQGDHQSAIYCFSGLVPGTLKRGGPLPSAQQLEVVR; this comes from the coding sequence ATGCCACCTGAAAACGACCTGCAGCACGACACAATGCCCGGCAGACGCCCCCAATCCTGGGGGAGGTCTCTGCTGACGGTCTCGATTGCTGTCGTCTCGCTGATTGCCGGCGGCATTGCCGGAGGACTCGTCCTCCAGCGGCAGAGATCAATGCAAGATGGCGAATCGGCAGAATCTGCCGATTCCTCCGATCAGACGGCCAACGATCCTCTGGGGCTCTCCCGCACTGCTTCGTCACAGGCAGCCGCTGCTCCGGAGGAGAGTCCGGTCGACGGAATGCAGGCCGGCACTTCGTCACCCCTGCAGCCCGGAACGCCGAACGACGAGATTTCGGCCGATGAGCGTCTTGCCGAACTGATCGAAAACGCCGGTCCTGAGGGATTCGATGCTCAGGCCGTTGCGAACATGTTGCAGCGTGCCGACGAACACCTCGTCGAAACCAGCTACGCGGTTGCCCTGAGGATGTACCAGGAGCTGCTTCCGCGGACGTCCGGTGCCGTCAACATTCACGTCCGGTTTCGCCTCGCGCTCTGTGCGGAAGTCCTGGACGATACGTCCACTGCCCTGGAGCAGTACCAGACGGTCGTCTCCGCGAACGCCGACCCGGTGCTGACGCGTCTGGCCCGGCTGGGACAGGTCCGCATCTGGGAAAGTAACGACCGGCTCGATGTCGCGATTGCGGCACTCTATCGCGAGATTGTCACTCAGTCGGACGCGGCCCCCAGTTCGGCCGGCATCGACGAGGCCCTGCATCAGCTCGGTCACTGTCTGAGTCGGCGGGCCGCGACGGGCATCACGGCCGATCCCCTCGACCCGGCGCACCTGATCACGCCACGTCCGGTCGTCATGCCGGCCGAGTTGCTCGCGCTGACCCGACAATCGAACGCCGGAAAAGTGCCACAGAGGCCGGAAGAACTGACGGTCACGCAGCGGCTCGCACCGTTTGCCGAATCGGTCTTCCTGAAGGTGCGCTACCATCAGCGGTCGGTGGCCGACGTGTTTCGCGCCATGGTCACCGCAAGCGGCTGGGCACCTGAAGTGACTCCCGACGCCGTCGCCCGCATGGTGGGACGTTCTATCAGCATCGACGCGCCCGAACTGAGTCTGGCGTTTCTGCTCGACTCGACACTGGAGCCGTTTGGACTGGCCTGGAAACTGACGGGCAATCGCATCGTCGTCTTCGAACCGCAGGACGTGACCAGCCCCGAAGAGCTGCAGCGACGACGGATCGTAGCCGCCCGGGCGTTGCAGTATGCGGTGACCAACGCCCCCGACCACTCGTGGTCATCGGTTTCCTACATGATGCTGGGCGAACTGGCGGCCAGTTCCGGCCATGCCGCCGACGCCCTGAGGATTTTCCGTCAGGCAACCCGTCTGTTCCCGCGTTCGACGTCGATTACCGAAGCCTGGTTCAACCTGGGCAAGGTCCAGCTTCAGCTGGGCGATCACGAGGGAGCCCTCGAAACGTTCTACCAGGCTGTCGACAACGTCGAAACGCATCCGATGGAGCGGATCGCCTATCTGCACATCGGCCGGATCCTGCTGGAGCGGGACGAAGCACGGAAGGCCGTGATGCCGCTGCGTCGCGCTCTGGCGCTCAACGAGGGAACCGATCAGGAAGCGGTTGCCGCCATGATGCTCTCCAGCGCCTACCTGATGCTCGGGAACCCGCGCGGGGCCAACTCGGTCCTCATGTCCCGCCGCGATCTGCTGCGTGACCGCGACGTGCGCGACCAGGCGGCGTTTCTGGCAAGCCTCATCCGCTACCGGGCCGCCGGCGATCCGCTGATCAGGCAGCGCGAAGCGGTCACCCTGATCACGGCACTGACGCACGCGGACCCGGCCGCGATGTTCGGCGGTCACTGGTGGATTCTCGTGGGAGAAGCATTCCGGGATGTCGGCATGGCTGTCGAGGAAGTCAGTCTGTACGAGCACTGCGTCCGGACGACCTACCGCTTTCCCCTGCGGGACCAGATTCTGCTCATCCTTGCGGAGCGAAGGCTCCAGCAGGGAAACAGCATCGATACGAAGCAACTGCTGGAAGCTTTGTCGACGGACAGTCTGCTGGACGCCTCACACGTCGCCGAGATCATGCTCGCCGAAGTCGCCTTCTCAGCCGGCGACCCGCAATTGACCATCGACCGGTGCGGGATGCTGCTCGACCGCGACAACCTGCCGGAAGCGGTCCGACCGCAGGTCCTGCGTCTGATGGGACGGGCCTATCAGGCACAGGGTGATCACCAGTCGGCGATCTACTGTTTCTCGGGACTGGTTCCCGGGACGCTCAAGCGGGGCGGTCCCCTGCCCTCGGCTCAACAGCTGGAGGTGGTGCGATGA